The Halomonas elongata DSM 2581 DNA segment TCAAGGTAGGGGCGGGTGAACTATCGCGACGGCCGCGAATATTGGCAAAGACCAGCACAAGGCTACGGCATGGCTGACGACCACAGGGAATGAGCGGTGAAGCATATGTCGTTTTAGAAAGGAGGCATGGAAGACCACAACATAAACCATCACCGCGAGCACTATGCCGACCCATGCCGCCATGGTCAGTAGGCTCCCAGGAAGCACCCAGAGCAAGGTGTGCGCTTCTTTGAAAGCTATCCCTAGGGCGCCAACATAGAGGGCTAGCAAGGCCCACCGTGCATCCTTTCTGGATAGACCTGCTGGAACCTCGTATTGGAAGAAGACCCCAAGTTCTCGACAAACGGTAGGAATGGGAGCGTCTTCCTCGCATAAGGGAGGTCTCGGTCTGAGAAGCGACCCTTGCACGCTTCGGCCCATCCGTACTGGTATCCATCGGCCCTTTACCATAATGCCTTCCTCAAGATGGTCAGCCCCTGGCCAACAGTAGCGCAGCCGTGAGCAATTGGTCTTCTGAGTTTTGGTTGGGCGGAACCTATTTGGAACCTAAAGTCGTGGATAAAGAAAACGGCCACCGCGATGCTTCGCTAAGTGGCCGTTTCTATTGATGTTTCTGGTGCCGGTGAGTGGACTCGAACCACCGGCCTACGCATTACGAGTGCGTTGCTCTACCAACTGAGCTACACCGGCGCGCGAAGTATGATACTGGCATGCGCGCCGGTATGCCAGATCCGGGTGTGTTCAGTAGGCATAATCGCGACCGGCCGCCTTGGCACGTTCACGAGAGCTTGGATTGACCGATTCGCGGAAGGGCATCTCGCAGACTGTCGCGGCTACCGGCTGTCCTGGAATGTCGAGGAATTCGTCGGGTAGCCAGGCCACCAGTTCGGTACCCAGTTCTGCCGAAGAGACGGGCACATAGGCCATGGCGATGTTGGTGCCGAGTTCCGGCGAATACCAGGGCGAGGTGATCCAGCCATTGGGTTCGCTGCCGGCATCCGGGCCTACCAGCCAGAAGTCCGGTGCGTAGTCTTCGATGGGCTTGCCATCGAGCTTGAGCCCCACCAGTTGGTGGCTGAACGGAGGCCGACCGGCCTTGACCAGTTCCCGGGTGCGCTCCAGGGCTTCTTTACCGATGTAGTCCGCCTCCTTGGCCTTGGGCACCATGTGGCCAAGATTGCATTGGAAGGGGTTGGTCTCGTGGTCGAGATCCTGCCCGTAGGACAGGATGCCGGCGGCGATGCGACGGTGGTGGGCCGGTGCGATGACCATCAGGTTGTATTGTTCGCCGACGTCGAGAATGGCGTTCCAGACGGTCTCGGCGTTCAGGGTCGAGTCATGGGCATAGACTTCGTAGCCCTTTTCGCCGGAGAAACCGGTCTGGGAGATGAAGACGTCGACGCCCTCGATGCGGGCGGCCATCAGGCCGTAATAGGGCACTTCGCGTACCGCTTCGCCGACCAGGTCGGCCAGCAGGTCCTCGGACTTAGGTCCTTGAACCTGAAGCGGGCTGACGTCGATCTCGTCGATCTCGACGTCGAAGCGCATGCCATGATTGACCCCCCGGAACCAGTAGGCCAGGTCCGAATCGCTGATGGTGAACCAGAACTCGTCCTCGGCGACGCGCAGCATGACCGGGTCGTTGAGCACACGGCCGTGTTCGTCGCAGAGCACCACATAGCGCCCCATCATGGATGGCACCCGGGTCACGTCACGAGTGCAGACGTAGTTGCAGAAGGCCTCTGCCTCGGGGCCCTTGACGCGAATGGGCCGCTCGACGGCGACGTTCCACAGGGTCACGTCGTTGACCAGCGCGCGGTATTCCTCCATGGCGCCGCCATCCTCGGGGCGCACATAGGCGCGGGGGTGATACATGCGATTGTAGACGGTGGCCTTCCAGCAGCCGGCCTCGACGGAGAGGTGCCAGTAGGGAGACTTGCGAACCCGATTGGAGAGCAATAGCTGAATGCCAGGGTCGCCACTCTGACGGAGGTTGACCGGCACCCGGCGCTCGCTCTGGTCGATGGACTGCTGGAAGTTGACGTTATGTGTCATGGCGCGGCACTCCTCGTCCTTGGCTGATGGTCCGAGCGGGTGTCGAGGAGACGTATGCCTTTCGCCGTCGCTCTCGAGCGCTCGGACCTCGCTGTCGGAGGCCCGGGCGGGCATCCGCTCGACGGCGTCATCTGAGTCATGTCGGTCGTTGCGGATGAGGGCCGCCGATATCTTCAAGGTAGGCGTGAACGCGCGGATCACCGTTCCAGCGGCGACGCCGGTATTCCCGGGTACGACACACCGAGTACAGGCACTTTGCGTGCAGGTCCTAGCGCGGTGCCTCGTGCAGCCTCGTCAGTCCTTCCTGGGCACTGGAAGCGACCAGGCGTCCGTCACGATCGTAGATGCTGCCACGGGCGAAGCCGCGCGCGCCGCCAGCCCAGGGGCTGTCCATGTCATAGAGCAGCCAGTCGTTGACCTTGACGTCGTGGTGGAACCACAGGGCATGGTCGAGACTGGCGATCTGTAATCTGGGATCGCCGAAGACGAGATCGTGGGGAACCAGCGAAGTGGTCAGCAGATTGAAGTCGGAACTGTAGGCCAGCAGGTAGCGGTGCAGCGCCGGGTCGTCGGGCAGTTCGCCGGCCAGGCGGAACCACAGGCGCTTGCGAGCTGGCTGGCCGGGTTCGGCGCTGTCCTCGAGGTGGCGAAACTCGATCGGATGGCCGGGGAAGCGGGTCACTCCGGCGTCGCTCTCTTCCGGGCATTCGGGGGGCGTCACCTCGGGCATGCGCGGCTGGTGGGCGATGCTGGTTTCCTCACCGTGGAAGGACGCGCTGCAGAAGAAGATCGGCCGACCCTTCTGAATCGCCGTGATGCGACGGGTGGTGAAGCTGGCGCCGTCGCGCACGGCGTCGACCTGATAGACCACCGGCATCTGGGCATCGCCCGGACGCAGGAAGTAGCCGTGCAGTGAATGTACGCGGCGCTCGGCGCTCACGGTGTGGGTCGCCGCCGAGAGGGCTTGGCCAAGTACCTGGCCACCGAACAGTTGCGGCAGTCCCAGATCCTGGCTGCGGCCTCGAAAAAGGTTCTCTTCCAGGGGTTCCAGGGCGAGCAGGTCGACCAGGGCGTTTAGCGCGTCGGACATTCGGGGGTATCCTCCTGAGAAGGGTGTTGGCCCGCCTTGAACACCTTCCCTGGTGAGTCGTGTCGGACCATCATCGACATGCCGAGCAGTCTACTGGAGTCAACGTTGATGCGCAGCGATGAGTATTACATGCACCGAGCCATGGATCAGGCGCGTCGCGCGGAGGCGGCGGGGGAGGTGCCGGTGGGCGCGGTGGTCGTGGATCGGGCCGGCGAGATCGTGGGGTCTGGCTTCAACGCGCCGGTCAGTGACCATGACCCCAGTGCCCACGCCGAGATTCGTGCGTTGCGCGATGCCGGTACCCGGCTTGGCAACTATCGCCTCGATGGCTGCACGCTCTTCGTGACCCTGGAGCCCTGCCTGATGTGTACCGGTGCCATCATTCATGCTCGCCTGGCCCGAGTGGTGTATGGCGCGGCCGAGCCGCGCAGTGGCATGGTGGAGTCGCGTGCCAACCTGTTCGCACAGCCCTGGTACAACCATCGGGTCGAGGTGGTCGGCGGGGTGCTGGCCCCGCGTATCGCCAAGCACCTCAAGGCCTTCTTCGCCGAGCGACGGGACACCGCCGAGCCGTGAGCGTTCAGGTGCTGGGCGGGATGACGTCGAACGTCTCGCGACTCGCCTCTTCGGGCAGCCGGGCGTTGAGCGGATGGAACTGCTCCTGGCTGCGGTCCACATAGGCCAGGATCTCGTGATAGCGGCGAATGTTGCGGACATAGATCACCGGTTCGCCGCCGCGGGCATAGCCATGACGGGTCTTTTCATACCAGCCGCTCTCCTGGAGCAGCGGCAACGAGCGTCGTACATCCTCCCAGGCATCGGGATCGCCGCCGCGCTGACGGGTGATGTCGCGTGCGTCGTAGAGGTGACCCAGGCCCACGTTGTAGGCCGCCAGCGCCATGTAGAGGCGGTCGTCGCCGGTGATCGACTCGGGCAGTCGTTGCTCGAGACTTCGCAGGTAGCGTGCACCGCCCTCGATGCTTTGTGCCGGGTCGAGGCGATCCTCGATACCCAGATCACTGGCGGTGGGGCGGGTCAGCATCATGAGCCCGCGTACGCCGGTGGGGGAGGTGGCCTCGGGATTCCAGTGGGACTCCTGATAGCCCACCGCGGCCAGCAGCTTCCAGTCGAAGCCAGTGTCGCGGGCGGACTGGCGGAACAGTGGTGCGTAGTCCGGCAACCGCTTCTGGGCGTGAGAGATGAAGGTGCGCGCGCCGACGTATTCGAGATAGTTGTCGCGGCCGAAATAGCGCGTCTCGAGTCGCTGGAGCAGGCCGTTGTCCTGCATGTCGGCGAGGAAGCGATTGGCCTCGCGGACCAGTCCCAGGCCCTGTCCGGCGGGAAAGGCCCAGGCCAGTGATAGCGGCTTGCCCAAGCGGAAGCCGTCTTCGACTTCGGGGAAGAACAGGCGATTGAGCCGGAACTGATGCTCGAAGACCACGGCGGCGTCCAGGTCGCCGTTCGCGACCTGGCTCAGCAGCGAAGCGACCTCCATGTCGCGGGATTCCTTCCAGCTCAATTTCGGGTGCTCGGCCTGGAGCTCGCGCATGACGGTATCGGTGCCGGTCCCTCCAAGGGTGCCGATCTCCAGGCCCTGGAGGTCTTCGATGCTGCTGGGCGGCGGCAGGCCGCGGCGGTAGACCAGCAAGGGCTGCAGCGGCATGATCGGGCGACTGAAGATCACTCCCTCGCGCCCTGGATCGAGTGGCAGGGCGGCGGCGCCCATGTCGCCTTGCTGACGCACCGCACCGAGTACATCGGTGGTGTTGTGGTCATCATTGAGTGCCAGGCTGACGCCGAGATGGTCGGCAAAGCGCCGCATCAGCTCGTATTCGAACCCGGTGGGCCCCTGGCGGCCTTCATAATAGGTGGTCGGGGTGTTGCGGGTATGCACGCTGATGAAGTCCCGTTGCATCACGTCCTGCAGGTGCGGCCCCGGCTCGTTGCTCGGCAACACAGGGAACAGCACGAGCAGCAGGGTGGCGCACAATGTCAGGTAACCGCGCCAGCGGCGGCGGACATGGTTGAACCAGGATGCGAGCATAGTAGCGATGAGCGGCGACAAGGCCCTTCACCTTACCCAGCCTCCCTCCGGCTGTCATCATTCTCGATTTCTCGCGACCGGCGCTTTCCAGTATCATAAGGCCTCCTTGCCGCCGGCCGCGGCCTTCGGGAAAACCGGATGAACGCCCACGTGGCTCAATCATGGCATGGCCAGCCCCGTGGTTGAGGTCATGAGTCGGTCGTTCGGCGCTTCCTTCATTTTCGCTTGCTTCAGAGGCCCGAGGATATGCTCGAACTGCGCGGTGCGCCCGCTTTATCCGCTTTTCGTCACGCCAAGCTACTGGATGCCCTGCGTAGCGTGGCGCCCGATGTCGAGGCGCTCGAAGCCGACTACGTGCACTTCGTCGATCATGACGGGGAGCTGGCCGATGAGGACCGGCAGCTGCTCGAGCGCCTGCTGGACGACGGCACGGCTCGCGAGGCGTCGCCCAAGGGGCGCCTGTTCCTGGTCGTGCCGCGGATCGGCACCCAGTCGCCCTGGTCGTCCAAGGCCACCGACATCGCACACAACTGCGGACTGACGAAGGTTCGTCGCCTGGAGCGGGGGATCGCCTATCGGGTGCAGTTCGCCGGGGAGCTTTCCGAGGCGGACTTCGAGGCCGTCACGGCCGCGCTGCATGACCGCATGACCGAGACGGTGCTGTTCGATGCCTCGGACGCCGCCCGCCTGTTCGCGCATCACGAGCCGGCCCCGCTCGGCCAGGTGGATCTCCTGGAGGGCGGCCGCGCAGCGCTGGAAACGGCCAACGTCGAGCTCGGCCTGGCGCTCGCCGAGGACGAGATCGACTATCTGTGCGAGGCCTTCCGCGGGCTCGAGCGCAATCCCACGGACGTCGAGCTGATGATGTTCGCTCAGGCGAACTCGGAGCATTGTCGCCACAAGATCTTCAACGCCGACTGGGTGGTGGACGGCGAGGCGCAATCGCACTCGCTGTTCAAGATGATCAAGAACACCTTCGAGGCTTCGCCGGACGACATCCTCTCCGCCTACAGCGACAACGCGGCGGTGATCCGGGGCAGCGAGGCCGGGCGTTTCTTCGCCGCCCCCCTGACCGGCAAGGCGGCCGATCGTGCCGTCTACGGGACCCATCAGGAGTCGGTGAACATCCTGATGAAGGTGGAGACCCACAACCACCCGACGGCCATTGCTCCGCACCCCGGGGCGGCCACCGGTGCCGGCGGCGAGATCCGCGACGAAGGCGCCACGGGGATCGGCGGCAAGCCCAAGGCGGGCCTGACCGGCTTCACCGTTTCCAACCTGCGCATTCCCGAATTCGTCCAGCCCTGGGAAGCCTTCGACTACGGCAAGCCCGAACGCATCACCAGTGCGCTTTCGATCATGCTCGAAGGGCCCATCGGCGGCGCGGCCTTCAACAACGAGTTCGGCCGCCCCAACCTGACGGGCTATTTCCGCAGCTATGAACAGGATGCCCTGGGTGCCGACGGCATCGAGCGCCGGGGCTATCACAAGCCGATCATGATCGCCGGCGGCTATGGCAACATCCGCGAGGATCATGTCCAGAAGGGCGAGATTCCCGTCGGTGGCAAGCTGATCGTCATGGGCGGGCCGGCCATGCTGATCGGCCTGGGCGGCGGCGCTGCCTCCTCGATGGCCTCCGGCGCTTCCAGCGCCGATCTGGACTTCGCCTCGGTGCAGCGCGACAACCCCGAGATGGAGCGTCGCGCCCAGGAAGTCATCGATCGCTGCTGGGCGCTGGGCGACGACAACCCGATCCGCTTCATCCACGACGTCGGTGCGGGCGGACTCTCCAATGCCCTGCCGGAACTGGTCAAGGACGGCGAACGGGGCGGACGCTTCGAATTGCGCGAGATCCCCAATGCCGAGCCCGGCATGAGCCCGCTGGAGATCTGGTGCAACGAGGCCCAGGAACGCTATGTGCTGGCCGTGGCGCCGGACGATCTCGAGACCTTCGAGGCGCTGTGCCGTCGTGAGCGTTGCCCCTACGCAGTGGTCGGCGAGGCCACCGAGGCGCATCATCTCGAGGTTCGCGATGGCCACTTCGCGACCCGACCGGTGGATTTGCCGATGAGCGTGCTGTTCGGCAAGCCGCCGAAGATGCAGCGTGAATTCGAACGGCAGGACCGCGAGTTGCCGGGCATCATGCTCGACAACCTGGATCTGCGCGAGGCCATGGACCGGGTGCTGCGCCTGCCCACGGTGGCCTCCAAGAGCTTTCTGATCACCATCGGCGACCGTTCCATCACCGGTCAGGTGGCCCGCGACCAGATGGTCGGGCCCTGGCAGGTGCCGGTAGCCGATGTCGCCGTGACGACCGCAACCTTCGATACCCACGCCGGCGAAGCCATGGCCATGGGCGAACGCCCGCCAGTGGCGTTGATCGATCCCGCCGCCAGCGCTCGCCTGGCGGTGGCCGAGACCATCACCAACCTGGCGGCGGCGCCGATCGCCAAGCTCGGTGACATCAAGCTCTCGGCCAACTGGATGAGTGCGGCCAGCCACCCCGGCGAGAACCAGGCGCTTTACGATGCCGTTCGGACGGTGGGCATGGAACTCTGCCCGGCGCTGGGCATCGCCGTGCCGGTGGGCAAGGACTCGATGTCGATGCGCACGGCCTGGGAGGCCGAGAACGACAAGGGCGAACGCGAGGAGAAAAGCGTCACCGCGCCGCTGTCGCTGATCACCACCGGCTTTGCGCCCGTCACCGACGCCCTGCGTACCCTGACCCCCGAGATCAACCTGGAGCAGGACGAGTCCGACCTCATCCTGATCGATCTCGGCGGTGGCCGGAATCGTCTCGGTGGCTCGGCCCTGGCCCAGGTCTACGGGCAGGTCGGTGACGAATGCCCCGACCTGGACGACCCGGAGGATCTCAAGGCGTTCTTCTCGGTGATCCAGGGGCTCAACGCCGACGGCAAGCTGCTGGCCTATCACGATCGCAGCGACGGCGGGCTGCTGGTCACGTTGCTGGAGATGGCCTTCGCGGCCCACGCCGGCCTGGAAATCAAGCTCGACTGGCTGATCGATGAGCCCACCGATGCCTTCAATGCCTTGTTCGCCGAGGAACTCGGTGCGGTCATC contains these protein-coding regions:
- a CDS encoding glycine cleavage T C-terminal barrel domain-containing protein, coding for MTHNVNFQQSIDQSERRVPVNLRQSGDPGIQLLLSNRVRKSPYWHLSVEAGCWKATVYNRMYHPRAYVRPEDGGAMEEYRALVNDVTLWNVAVERPIRVKGPEAEAFCNYVCTRDVTRVPSMMGRYVVLCDEHGRVLNDPVMLRVAEDEFWFTISDSDLAYWFRGVNHGMRFDVEIDEIDVSPLQVQGPKSEDLLADLVGEAVREVPYYGLMAARIEGVDVFISQTGFSGEKGYEVYAHDSTLNAETVWNAILDVGEQYNLMVIAPAHHRRIAAGILSYGQDLDHETNPFQCNLGHMVPKAKEADYIGKEALERTRELVKAGRPPFSHQLVGLKLDGKPIEDYAPDFWLVGPDAGSEPNGWITSPWYSPELGTNIAMAYVPVSSAELGTELVAWLPDEFLDIPGQPVAATVCEMPFRESVNPSSRERAKAAGRDYAY
- the purL gene encoding phosphoribosylformylglycinamidine synthase; the protein is MLELRGAPALSAFRHAKLLDALRSVAPDVEALEADYVHFVDHDGELADEDRQLLERLLDDGTAREASPKGRLFLVVPRIGTQSPWSSKATDIAHNCGLTKVRRLERGIAYRVQFAGELSEADFEAVTAALHDRMTETVLFDASDAARLFAHHEPAPLGQVDLLEGGRAALETANVELGLALAEDEIDYLCEAFRGLERNPTDVELMMFAQANSEHCRHKIFNADWVVDGEAQSHSLFKMIKNTFEASPDDILSAYSDNAAVIRGSEAGRFFAAPLTGKAADRAVYGTHQESVNILMKVETHNHPTAIAPHPGAATGAGGEIRDEGATGIGGKPKAGLTGFTVSNLRIPEFVQPWEAFDYGKPERITSALSIMLEGPIGGAAFNNEFGRPNLTGYFRSYEQDALGADGIERRGYHKPIMIAGGYGNIREDHVQKGEIPVGGKLIVMGGPAMLIGLGGGAASSMASGASSADLDFASVQRDNPEMERRAQEVIDRCWALGDDNPIRFIHDVGAGGLSNALPELVKDGERGGRFELREIPNAEPGMSPLEIWCNEAQERYVLAVAPDDLETFEALCRRERCPYAVVGEATEAHHLEVRDGHFATRPVDLPMSVLFGKPPKMQREFERQDRELPGIMLDNLDLREAMDRVLRLPTVASKSFLITIGDRSITGQVARDQMVGPWQVPVADVAVTTATFDTHAGEAMAMGERPPVALIDPAASARLAVAETITNLAAAPIAKLGDIKLSANWMSAASHPGENQALYDAVRTVGMELCPALGIAVPVGKDSMSMRTAWEAENDKGEREEKSVTAPLSLITTGFAPVTDALRTLTPEINLEQDESDLILIDLGGGRNRLGGSALAQVYGQVGDECPDLDDPEDLKAFFSVIQGLNADGKLLAYHDRSDGGLLVTLLEMAFAAHAGLEIKLDWLIDEPTDAFNALFAEELGAVIQVSREHTEDVLAQFAGAGIETCGVIARPRYDDQVRVTLFEEPLLETTRLLAQRTWSETSYRMQALRDNAECAKSEFDGLLDGRDPGLSATPTFDVDEDITAPFVNTARPPMAVLREQGVNGHLEMAWAFDRAGFEAVDVHMSDILEGRVSLDDFKGLVACGGFSYGDVLGAGGGWAKSVLFNERARDQFAGFFGRDDSFALGVCNGCQMLSQLKELIPGAENWPRFVRNESEQFEARVSMVRVEQSASILLAGMEGSRLPIAVAHGEGRAEFRDSAHLRRMQSSSQVALRYLDNHGQATTRYPANPNGSPGGITGLTTPDGRVTIMMPHPERVARAVTNSWRPTEWTRDGAWMRLFRNARHWLG
- the mltF gene encoding membrane-bound lytic murein transglycosylase MltF, with amino-acid sequence MLASWFNHVRRRWRGYLTLCATLLLVLFPVLPSNEPGPHLQDVMQRDFISVHTRNTPTTYYEGRQGPTGFEYELMRRFADHLGVSLALNDDHNTTDVLGAVRQQGDMGAAALPLDPGREGVIFSRPIMPLQPLLVYRRGLPPPSSIEDLQGLEIGTLGGTGTDTVMRELQAEHPKLSWKESRDMEVASLLSQVANGDLDAAVVFEHQFRLNRLFFPEVEDGFRLGKPLSLAWAFPAGQGLGLVREANRFLADMQDNGLLQRLETRYFGRDNYLEYVGARTFISHAQKRLPDYAPLFRQSARDTGFDWKLLAAVGYQESHWNPEATSPTGVRGLMMLTRPTASDLGIEDRLDPAQSIEGGARYLRSLEQRLPESITGDDRLYMALAAYNVGLGHLYDARDITRQRGGDPDAWEDVRRSLPLLQESGWYEKTRHGYARGGEPVIYVRNIRRYHEILAYVDRSQEQFHPLNARLPEEASRETFDVIPPST
- the tadA gene encoding tRNA adenosine(34) deaminase TadA encodes the protein MRSDEYYMHRAMDQARRAEAAGEVPVGAVVVDRAGEIVGSGFNAPVSDHDPSAHAEIRALRDAGTRLGNYRLDGCTLFVTLEPCLMCTGAIIHARLARVVYGAAEPRSGMVESRANLFAQPWYNHRVEVVGGVLAPRIAKHLKAFFAERRDTAEP
- a CDS encoding acyl-CoA thioesterase, which gives rise to MSDALNALVDLLALEPLEENLFRGRSQDLGLPQLFGGQVLGQALSAATHTVSAERRVHSLHGYFLRPGDAQMPVVYQVDAVRDGASFTTRRITAIQKGRPIFFCSASFHGEETSIAHQPRMPEVTPPECPEESDAGVTRFPGHPIEFRHLEDSAEPGQPARKRLWFRLAGELPDDPALHRYLLAYSSDFNLLTTSLVPHDLVFGDPRLQIASLDHALWFHHDVKVNDWLLYDMDSPWAGGARGFARGSIYDRDGRLVASSAQEGLTRLHEAPR